AAGAAAAGGTTGGTTTAGAGATACAAACTTTTGAATCTGGACCATTGGGAGGAGACTTACAAATAGGTGCTCTTGCTGTTGGTGGAAAAATAGATTTTGTGATTTTTTTAAGGGATCCGTTGACTGCCCAACCTCACGAACCTGATGTATCCGCTGTTTTACGAATTTGCGATGTACACAATATTCCACTTGCTACTAATTTAGCATCCGCTGAGGCAATCGTTCTTGAAATTCAGAAAAAACTTAATAATTAATGCTTATTTTATTATCTTGAAGATCAATCTGTTGATTGCCTGTACTTAATGGTAGTACAATATTTGGCAATGATGTCTTCATTAAAATTTCGTTTAAATAAATTCTAAGATAGGGCCAAAGTACACTATCTACAAAATTTTTAAGGAAATACTTTTCGGCCCTTTTGTTTTTTGAAAAACTTTTGAAATCCATATCCGTTTCGAAAATCACTCTGAAGGTTAAAACGTAATAAGCTATTCTATTTTTTTCTCCTTCTAAAAAAATCCTATAAGTAACTATTAAGTTTAAGTCTCTCTTTTTTTGTTCATATACATATCCTCTTTTAATCGATATTTCAGCAATTTTTTCAACTACTTCTTTGCTTGTTCTCTCGAAAAATTCACTTTCCAAAAAAATATTCTTTAGAATTATATCTTTCAATATGTTTATTTTTTTATCATTATTTTTCACAAAAACTCCTCCTAAACTCTATAGATTATTGTTTTTAGAAATTCTAAAACTTTATATATAGCGCCTTTTTATAATTTTAAGTGAAATATTTTTTCAAAATTATCATTCTTAGAAAACTCATCTCTATTTATCTCTTTATTATCTCTAGTCTCAAAATATAATTTGATACTCCCATCCAGCACTTCTGCCAATCTTTGCAAAAACAAAAATGTTGGATTGTAGTTTCCTTTTTCAAATTTAGAAATTATCGCCTGCGTTGTTCCCATCCGCTCAGCTAGATCTTTTTGTGTAATTCCCATTTGTAACCTTCTTTTTTTAATCTCATACACCAAGTCTAATAAAGCTTTCTTATCTATAGCTTCCCATTTCTTCTCATTTTCATTCAAAGTTTTCACCTCCAACATGATTATAATTAATAAATTATTATTATACAACCTTTTCAGGACCCCTTATTTTGTCTTCGAAAACATTTTATTAGCAAACTAATTATATTATAAAATATCTTAAAAGATTTTTAGTGTTGATTTTTTACTTAATTGTAACCTATTTATATTTTAAAAAGATTAATAATGTGTTATAATATTTATTACGATGATGAACAAACTAATTTACAATAAGAAGAAGGGAGTGAAACAGTGGAATTTTTCGAATATATTTCTAGTAGTTCAAGTATCATAATTAGAGAGTTTCTAAATCATTTGAAAATCATAGGTTTATCTTTGCCTTTTTCTATAGGTATAGGAGTACCAACAGGAATTTTCATATCAAGGCATCCTAAAGCTGCAAACATAGTTATTTACATTGCCAGTATTCTAATGACTATCCCAAGTTTAGCCCTTTTTGGGATTATGGTTGTGATTTTGTCTCCTTTTGGAGCTGGCTTAGGGGTTACACCTGCCGTGATTGCTTTGATTATATACTCTTTACTTCCGATTATAAGAAATACATTGGTAGCTATTCAATCTCTTGACCCACGAATGATAGAGGCTGCACGAGGGATGGGAATGACTGAATCCCAAATATTATTCAAAATCCGTTTACCTTTATCGATCCCTACTATAATGTCCGGGGTAAGAAATGCCGTAGTAATGGGAGTTGGAGTTGCTACTTTAGGATATTTTGTAGCTTCGGGAGGATTAGGATACTTTATTTTTGCTGGATTAAGTAGGTCAAGGTATCCAATGGTAATAACAGGGGTAATATTGGTTTCAATTTTGGGTGTTTTGGCTAATTATCTTTTACTAAAATTTGAGGATGTAATTACTCCCAAAGGTCTTAAAATAAAAGATAATAAATAAGATAAAAATCATAGGAGGAACATTGACATGGCAATAAAATTAGTTAATCTCACAAAAAAGTATGGTGATTTCACCGCTGTTAATAATTTAAATATCGAATTTGAAGACAATAAATTAACTATTTTAATAGGTCCATCTGGATGTGGAAAAACAACTACCTTAAAGATGATCAATCGTTTGATTGAAAGAACATCAGGCGATATCCTCTTCAATGGAAAATCGATAGATGATATAAATCCCATACAATTAAGAAGAAGTATAGGTTACGTTATACAAGAAATTGGATTATTCCCTCATATGACTGTATTTGATAACATTGCTGTAGTTCCAAGGCTTTTAAAATGGCCTGAAGAAAAAATAAAAAAGAGGGTATACGATCTATTAGATTTAGTAAATCTTGATCCAGATACTAACGCTTATAAGTTTCCAGCACAACTATCTGGAGGCCAAAGACAAAGAGTAGGAGTAGCAAGGGGACTTGCAGCCGATCCGGACATATTACTCATGGATGAACCATTTGGTGCAATAGATCCTATCAATAGAGAAACATTGCAAGATGCATTTCTTGAAATTCAAGAGAAGATCAAAAAGACTATTATATTTGTTACGCATGACATAAGGGAAGCTATTAAATTGGGTGACAAAATTGCAATTTTCAAAGATGGTGAATTAGTACAGTACGACGAGACACAAAATATTGTTCAAAACCCAAAAAATGATTTTGTAAAGGACATATTAGGGGAAGATAGTCAATTCAAAGCTTTGGAATTTGTTAAGGTGAGCGAAGGATTGTACAAAGATATGCAAGTCTTTAAAATTGATGAGGACCTGTCAAAAATTAAAAATGCTATACAGAGTAAGTATCCTATCACAATATTTATTGATCAAAATAACAATTATAAGGGTTTTATAGAAACTAAAAGATTGAACAGAATTAATGATTCATCTAAATTGCAAAGCTCTTTGAAAAAAGATTACGTTACCGCAAAATCAAGCCTTTATGAAGCCTTAAACAAAATATTAAGTTCTTCAAGTACAAATATCCCTGTGGTTACTGACAAACAAAAGGTAATAGGCGTGATCAACTTAAAAGCTATATTTGAACAAATGTCAAGTAATGAAGAGGTTTGATGAGAGGAGGATAACATGGAATTTTTTACATACGTTGCTGAAAATCTTGGTTATATGGGAATAAAGGCTTTGGAACATCTTTATTTGTTCGCAAGTTCCTGGGCAATTGCTATCGTTGTCGGAATGGCAATAGGAATCTATGTTACCCGCCCAGGAAGAGAGAAAAGCGGAAGAATAGCCCTTTCAATAACAGGAATAGCCCAAGCCGTCCCAAGTATTGCTGTTATTGCCCTCGTTTTTTTATTCATGGGAATCGGTCCTGCCCCTGCAATTTTCGCTTTATTTTTATACAGTATAGTGCCTATAACTTTTAACACCGCATCAGGGCTTTTCGGCATCGATAAAGGTATGATTGAAGCAGCAAGAGGAATGGGGATGACTAACAGGCAAATCTTGTGGCAAGTAGAAATCCCAAACGCTGTACCTACTATTTTCTCAGGAATAAGAAATGCAGCGATAATAAATTTAGGAACAGCTACAATTGCATCAGCCATAGGTGCTGGAGGATTGGGAGAATTGATTTTTATAGGTCTTGGGACTTTTAAATTCGAGATGATATTAGCTGGAGCTATTCCAGTATCTATAATGGCCGTTTTAATTGATTTCG
Above is a window of Petrotoga mexicana DSM 14811 DNA encoding:
- a CDS encoding ABC transporter permease, whose amino-acid sequence is MEFFTYVAENLGYMGIKALEHLYLFASSWAIAIVVGMAIGIYVTRPGREKSGRIALSITGIAQAVPSIAVIALVFLFMGIGPAPAIFALFLYSIVPITFNTASGLFGIDKGMIEAARGMGMTNRQILWQVEIPNAVPTIFSGIRNAAIINLGTATIASAIGAGGLGELIFIGLGTFKFEMILAGAIPVSIMAVLIDFALATIQNKMTSEGIKLQNE
- a CDS encoding ABC transporter permease; translated protein: MEFFEYISSSSSIIIREFLNHLKIIGLSLPFSIGIGVPTGIFISRHPKAANIVIYIASILMTIPSLALFGIMVVILSPFGAGLGVTPAVIALIIYSLLPIIRNTLVAIQSLDPRMIEAARGMGMTESQILFKIRLPLSIPTIMSGVRNAVVMGVGVATLGYFVASGGLGYFIFAGLSRSRYPMVITGVILVSILGVLANYLLLKFEDVITPKGLKIKDNK
- a CDS encoding ABC transporter ATP-binding protein (Members of the family are the ATP-binding subunit of ABC transporters for substrates such as betaine, L-proline or other amino acids, choline, carnitine, etc. The substrate specificity is best determined from the substrate-binding subunit, rather than this subunit, as it interacts with the permease subunit and not with substrate directly.); protein product: MAIKLVNLTKKYGDFTAVNNLNIEFEDNKLTILIGPSGCGKTTTLKMINRLIERTSGDILFNGKSIDDINPIQLRRSIGYVIQEIGLFPHMTVFDNIAVVPRLLKWPEEKIKKRVYDLLDLVNLDPDTNAYKFPAQLSGGQRQRVGVARGLAADPDILLMDEPFGAIDPINRETLQDAFLEIQEKIKKTIIFVTHDIREAIKLGDKIAIFKDGELVQYDETQNIVQNPKNDFVKDILGEDSQFKALEFVKVSEGLYKDMQVFKIDEDLSKIKNAIQSKYPITIFIDQNNNYKGFIETKRLNRINDSSKLQSSLKKDYVTAKSSLYEALNKILSSSSTNIPVVTDKQKVIGVINLKAIFEQMSSNEEV
- a CDS encoding helix-turn-helix domain-containing protein, with amino-acid sequence MNENEKKWEAIDKKALLDLVYEIKKRRLQMGITQKDLAERMGTTQAIISKFEKGNYNPTFLFLQRLAEVLDGSIKLYFETRDNKEINRDEFSKNDNFEKIFHLKL
- the mgsA gene encoding methylglyoxal synthase; translated protein: MVNVALIAHDKKKLDLALFAKEWKDVFKNCKLYATKTTGKILKEKVGLEIQTFESGPLGGDLQIGALAVGGKIDFVIFLRDPLTAQPHEPDVSAVLRICDVHNIPLATNLASAEAIVLEIQKKLNN